In the genome of Arachis hypogaea cultivar Tifrunner chromosome 9, arahy.Tifrunner.gnm2.J5K5, whole genome shotgun sequence, the window CTTTCTCCACCGCATAACCACCTTTCTCCGCACCGTTCCTCGCCGGAACCTCCAATGTCAAACAAttaaaaccctaaactataaccACCGCAACCATGAGAGTGTCATCTCCCGCTGCCTCGTCTTCGCCCTCGCCGCGGCATCCGCCAACCACCCCACAGCATTCCACTGACCGCATCTCCACCGCCGGCTACCGGGATGCGGAGTCGCTGTTCCGGACAAAGCCGATCGCCGAGATCCGTAACGCGGAGTTGGCGACGCGGAAGCTGATCGAGGACAAGAAGGAGGAGCTCCGGCAGCTGGTCGGGAACCGCTACCGTGACCTCATCGACTCCGCCGACTCAATCGTCCACATGAAGGCTTCGTGCAACTCAATCTCCGCCAACATCTCCGAGATCCACGGCCGCATCAATTCCCTCTCCGCTTCCTCCTCCATTTCCCAAACCAATAGTTCCCAAACCAAGCTCCATTCCCAGTCCCGAGCCTGGACCTACGGCGTGGCGTGCCGCGTCAAGTATCTCGTCGACACGCCGGAGAATATTTGGGGATGCCTCGACGAAGGGATGTTCCTGGAGGCCGCGTCGCGATACGTGCGTGCCAAGCACGTGCACCACCGATTATTCTCGGCCGAGGACGATGGGGGTGTTGGCGGTGGCGAGCAGAAGAACAAGATCTTGTCAAATTTCCCGCTTCTGCAGCACCAGTGGCAGATTGTGGAGAGCTTCCGGGCGCAGATCTCACAGCGGAGCCGTGACAGGTTGCTGGATCGCGGACTTGCCATTGCCGCTTATGCCGATGCGCTGGCCGCCGTGGCCGTCATTGACGAACTCGAGCCTAAGCAGGTAAATTGGTTCTTTTCTGAGTTTGAATTGGGAATTCGGGGTGGGGATGCGGGTGGCGTGGAGGGCGGGTGTGTGTTCACATTTGATTGTTTGAGTttgtggagtttttttttttttttttgaggttttgtTAGGTGGTTAGTTGTTGATTTGGTGGGTATGAACTGGTTTTTTGGATGAAAAACAGGTGTCAAATTGGTGTGGACTTGATTAGAGTGTAGACTGAGTATTTTGTTGGAGATGGGGTGTGAGGGAGTGTGTTATTGCTCTGAATTTGTAGATGTAGGTGATTTATGGTTTGGGTAAGTGTGTGACTGTTAATTTGGTGGGAACGAACTGATTTGTGGTTAAAAGCAGGTCTTGAGCTTGTTTCTGGAATCAAGGAAGTCTTGGATATCGCATGTTTTGGGTAATGCTGGTGCTGGTGATGCTTCCTCTTTGGTGGTTTCTGTCTTGTGTGATGTATTAGGTATAATTCAGGTCAGTGTGGGTCAGGTTGGTGAGTTGTTTCTGCAAGTGTTGAATGATATGCCCCTTTTCTACAAAGTCATTCTTGGATCTCCTCCAGCATCACAACTGTTTGGTGGGATTCCCAATCCAGAAGAGGAAGTTAGGCTTTGGAATTCTTTCCGAGATAAATTAGAATCAAACATGGTAATGCTTGATAAACGTTACATTGCTGATACTTGTTTTACTTGGTTAAGGGAATGCGTAAACAAGATAAGTGGAAGGAATTTGGTTGATGCCATTGGTACTGGCCGGGATCTAGCTTCTGCTGAGAAATCAATAAGGGAGACAAtggaaagtaaacaagttcttgaAGGCAGTCTAGAATGGCTCAAGAGTGTCTTTGGGTCTGAGGTTGAGTTACCTTGGAGTAGGATTCGGGAACTTGTTTTGGAAGATGATTCAGATCTTTGGGATGAAATATTTGAGGAAGCTTTTCTTGGCAGGATGAAAGCAATAATTGACTTGAGATTTAGGGAGTTAACTGGTACTGTTGATGTGATGAGCTCGATTTCATCATTAGGGGACACTTTTGCCAAGCTGAATGATGTTCAGGTTTACTTGAACAGACCTTCTATGGCTGGTGGAGTTTGGTTTCTAGAATCCAATTCTAGAAAAACAGGAGCTGCTTCTTCTGTGTTTAAAGTCCAGCCTGAGGAAAATGAATTTCAGACTTGTCTTAATGCCTATTTTGGTCCTGAAGTAAGTCGAATCAGGGATGCAGTGGATGTTTCTTGTCAGAGCATTCTTGAAGATCTTTTAAGTTTCTTAGAATCTCCAAAGGCCTCTAGAAGATTGAAGGATCTTGCACCTTATCTACAAAGCAGATGTTATGACAGTGTCTCTGCTATATTGATGGCACTGAAAAAAGAGCTTGATAGTTTATATGCCTCTATGGAAAATGGCGTCAAGGAGATTCCAACAACTGTCACTGTTGAAAAATCACTTTTCATTGGACGATTGTTGTTTGCATTTCAGAACCATTCGAAGCATATACCCTTGATACTTGGTTCTCCCAGATTTTGGATCAGTGGGAATGCATCTGCTGTTGGGAAAGTCCCTTCTCTGGTGAAACATTCTAGATTTGGATCCGAGCCTTCAGGCTCTGATAGTCCAGGAAGACAAACAAGCCTTGGCTCTAAAAGACAAACTTCATCTGCTGCAGCTGCCTTGCTTGGAGCAAGAGAAGGTACCACACATGAATTGGAAGAACTCAATAGAACTATAGGGGATCTTTGCATTAGAGCTTACAACTTATGGATATTATGGCTATCTGATGAACTTTCTGCCATTGTCTCacgagatctcaaacaggatgaTGCTTTATCTTTGAGTACACCCTGGAGGGTAAGCACATTTGCTTTTATAATTCGATGTGTGTGGATGAGTTAATTTATTACGAGTTTGTAGATTTACTTTATTTCTAGTTAATACTGATACTATTTTAATtgaaatgtttttaaaataagtactagATCTCAATTATCATCTCCTTTGCAGTTAATATAAACAGATCTCATGGAGTAATAGATCCAAGAAGCTTGCTTATTTTTTGTTTGCTTGAACAGGGCTGGGAGGATACGATAGTCAAGCAAGATCAGTCTGATGAGAACCAATCAGATATGAAAATATCTCTTCCATCTATGCCTTCTCTGTATATCATTTCATTTCTATTTAGAGCTTGTGAAGAAGTTCATAGAGTTGGAGGTCATGTACTTGATAAGAAGATTTTGCAGAAACTTGCATCAAGACTATTGGATAAGGTAGTGACTTATATTATCCTCTTAATGGATACATGTATATGTGCTTGCACGTGTATATGTACAGTAACTGTATTTTATTAAACAGGTGATTGGTGTCTTTGAGGAGTTCCTTTCTTCTCAAGATAGTGGTGCTCATCAATTGTCAGAAAAAGGAGTCTTGCAAGTTTTGTTAGATGTAAAATTTGCCACTGATATACTGTCTGGTGGTGATTCAAATGTGGTTGGGGAATTACATAGCAACGCAAAGGCAAAAGTATCTGTCAGGAGGAAGCAGGACCAAAGTTCGAAGACCTCAGCCATTAGAGAACATTCAGATCAGTTATTAAACCGCCTTTCTCAGAGGCTTGATCCTATTGACTGGCTTACGTAagttttcttattcttttgttcAAGGTTTTTCATTTTTTCCCCTTGTAAATAATATTTGTTGGAAGCAATTTACAATCCATGCATAGATGGTTTATGATaactaaatttgttaaattactAATCCTGATTTTGAAGATGTCATGATTTGTCAAGCAACATCCACCATTTAATGGTTATATGGTAGCAGATACTGCTAGATACTTAGGCTCCATGGTTTAAATATGGGAGGTTGAAATgtagtttttgtttgttttcttgtCTCGAGAGAATTTGTAGTATCCTTCTTTCTGTTGGTCTGGTAATGATTCTTTTATGTGACTTCATATGTGAAGGTATCAACCATATCTATGGGAGAATGAGCGGCAGTCATATTTGCGACATGCTGTGCTGTTTGGTTTCTTTGTGCAACTTAACCGGAAGTACACTGACACTGTTCAGAAACTGCCCACTAATTCCGAGTCTAATATTCTTAGGTGTTCTACAGTTCCCCGTTTCAAGTACCTCCCCATCAGGTCCGTGTGATTGTATATCTTATCCTGGATGCAATTGGTTATGCAATGACTATTTTCATTTTAGTCTTATTGAGAAGTTCATTAATTTTTACTAAAGTTAATACTTAAAAATAAATCTTATTACAAACATACATCTTCGTGAATCCAGTGCTCCGGCATTGTCCTCTAGAGGGACAAAGAAGACATTCACTCCATCGTCAAATGAAATCTCTTCAAGAAGTTCGTGGAACTCTCTTACCAATGGAGAACTTCATCAGAATATAAATTTGGATGACAACTCAAGTCGCGGGGTGGCGACACCATTCCTGAAGTCTTTCATGCAAGTAAGTTCTCAGATTTTGGTACAGTTTTCTTGCTTCAATGCAATCTAAGGCTGCACATTGTTGTATTACCTGAGCTTTTTGCTAAAAAGTTTTGCATGTTGGTGCCTTGCAGCTTTATTGAATTTGCTTATCATTGACATTTAGGTTATGTTCTAGTGAAAGAGATGAGTTGCTTTATGCACTGTAGAgcacaattttatgaaattttaatcAATAAGCCAAATGAAGATATGGGATAATGTTTTGTCCAAAATCTACAATATTATCGAGCTTTAAAAGCTTTATATGGgtaattatattttgatattcgTTGTTTTGCAAAATTAACTTCATATgggaattttttaaattaactacaCCTAGCATTATTCTCGATTCTGGTTGACTTTTACAAAATCTCATTTGGCAGTTGGCACAGAACCACTAATGTTTCACCATTCCGATATATCCAAGTTTGCTGTGGAATATGTTTGACTTGCATAGTTTTTACGTACTTGATAGTAGTTGATACCATTTTTATGTTATATTCTAGGTTGGAAGCAGGTTTGGGGAGAGTACCTTTAAATTGGGATCCATACTAACCGATGGGCAAGTCGGCATTTTCAAGGATAGATCTGCTATGTCTTCGTTTGGAGACATGCTACCTGCTCAAGCTGCAGGTCTTCTTTCATCTTTCACAGCTCCCAGATCAGATTCTTGATGAGCGCCAGACCGAAAGATACCTACTTGCGCATTTGCAAGAGTCTCATTGTTGTACGAGTATGAATGATTATCTCCCCAAATCACCCCCACTTGCCATACCACCATTAAAATTAGAGAAACAAAAGAATCATATTTAGCAACTATCTGAAGTAAATGGAACAATATGCTCTGGGGAATGAGGTTCTTTAATGTCGACTTCTGGGGTCTACATCATTTGGCGTGAAATCGGCTATGAGTGATATGTTATATGAATGCCCAAACTTTAAAGCCTGAAGGAATTAAACAACggattgaagagcaaagaaaAGAGTTGTTGGCAAGTTTTGTGTTACTATTGGGTTCAAAGGAAAGCTGAAATGGTTTCTTGCTAGTGTCAGTTAAGAGTTGAGAGCTGTTATAACTCGTGGCTAATGTCTTGCGTTCTGATTTTTAGGCCATGTCTATAATCTCTGTATAAATTCAATCATTATTTTctgttaaatttttgttttttattttttattttgaaaaaagaaggtTCCCATTACAGTGTACTATGTATTTTAAATGCTTATTCAATGAAGTAAAATTCGTACGTATAAGCGGTTGTTTGtgtatatttagttatttaatcATTTTCTGTAGTCAACGAAATCTCCAGTTTTAAGCATTAAAATGTTCATtcccaaaacaagaaaagaaaaaagtattaCTAAAATTCGTGGTATTTATGAAATTAATGCAAAAGGTCCTTGCACAGCCGAAAAGCTGAAGAAATATAATAGTACTCCTACTTATTTGTTGTCACATGGGAATGGGATGGACGCATTCATCTTAGTGAAAAAAAATGGGATCATCCTCGAAAACTGCGAGCTCACTCATTGCACACCTAACCTATGAGTCTACTATTAACGCAGAgtcgaattttttatttagagAAACTCAGTCTTGCTCCaacaacttttaatatttttaggtaTTATTTgattagtataaatattaaattattttaataaataaattttattaatttatatgtataaattttaaaatttatgaatgtaaatatattaattatatgtataaaattttgatatatataaatataaattaaatttttttacgtgtataatatttataaatataaataaaaattattatttattaaataataaaatataataatatttattgattatgtaatattatttttataaattagttTTCAGATACAAATACAGCTTAAAAGATACTAAGTGTTTGTTTACTGAAGTTTATATGATTGAAATCCTTCAAATagtcatttaatttcaaaattgttttatattataaaattaattatacgaAAATTAGttttatatcaaaatattttaattaaaaattcttcTATTATATAATTGAGAAATAATATTAAGATAACATGCGTTGTTTAAATtgcataaattatttttttgtatagttagattaataaaaattataggaattaattatatattatataatatttagaatttatataggaaaaacatcaaaaatttaaaataattttacttattataaaaaactataaatcttcttataattataaaaagaaaaaataatacttCTCTATTCTACAAGatgtttaaatgatatttttcttTTCGATATGACTAAAATACCATATACTTTAGTTTATTTGATTAAAATACACATCAATAATCAttacaattatatatttaaagTAGTGATAATTATTTGGTTGACTCaactaataatacaaaaatatatttattagtactgtaataaatatatttatttttaatatttatcacataatataaatatttacttgttacaaaaataattaacttaaattttttatatatttaattattattattttgataaaaaaatctaTTATTGTCGCAAtatgtttagtttagtttaatatTTTATCGCTAATCATgaagtatataaaatattttaagttaggtatttttataataactaaaatattttatattatgtgataaaatattaaaaataaataagatttgttctaatatattattattattgttgttgttattatcaatcaaataattattactaatttatatatataattataataattattgataaataTTTTGGTCTAATAGactaaaatatatgttattttaattttttaggagAAAAAATTGTACATTTTATAGATATAAGAGAAAGTGTCATTTAATCATTTagacatttaaaaaaaaagtattatttttttagttaaattttaaagtgatctctaaaattatatttgactttttcaaagtGATCTCTTATAAAATAGATATTctatatatttattacatttaaaaGCTAAAATTTGGAAAGGATTATATATTTTCTTATCCTAAAATCTGTGTGTATGCAGATACAGATTTTTAAATATTTCAAGAGATGCGAGCTTCTTTAAAAATGGTTCGATAAGTCCTTATTCCAGACTTCCTAGAGTATTTAATTTGCTTACTTGCTCGTTGATTCCGCAAAAtataaaaaggtaaaatatattttttgttttaaaatttgttaaaaaaatttaaaaataattaaaattttattttattttaattttattttaaaaaatttttatttatatcaaatatatttctgacagctaattttttaaaaaaattaggatcAATTTagtaataatttcaaaaaataattttcagtTCAAACAAATAGACATAGgtgttgttcataccctgactcaACACTAAGACCCAGGTCCAagctaaagctccaatccaaaaAGTGGCCTTCACTCGACACCGACCTTCTCTCAAGAAGTCGGATCAAACCATGACTTACTCCGAGGAAGTTGAGGGtaaagattagctggcagataaccctTATTCGAATaggtaactgcccctaaaatctctcaacccacttccaggagccatatctcaactttcctaaaataaagggacggttatcctccttaaaaggtggaactacttcaacggtggttattggttcaccactataaatacactgacacccctcaggtatcactaagtttCAATACTATCTAAACTTGTttagacccttgctgacttagacaTCGGAATGTCTTTGTATGTACCACCCCGCATTCTCTCATACACACAAGTCGGATAGAGGCTCTCGGATACGAACCTAGTCAAAGGGCTCTCTCCtttagacgattgggccaacccaatGAGTCCAAaacattaatctccggttacccatcgtaacattggtgccgttgccgggacccgagagatcaaccagtaaaTGGCGGACGATTCACCGCAAGATGGCCACACAGCATCCGATTCTgatcaagagaatctggacatgGGAAACAACAATGATGACATCGACGCTCACCAAGGGGTGACCAATCATCCTAAAGAAGGCACCTCAGGATTGAAAAATCCGAAAACGAACTCCTCGGAAGGGCGCGAGTCAGGAAAGGAAGGATAATCCCATGTAGCGGATTTCATGGGGTAGTTCCACAGCCAGCAAGGACGTTTGGAACAATTGGAGCAAGAGCTGGAACGACAGTGAGAGGCAGAAAGAAATTTGAGGAGCGAGAtagagcgacgaaaagagttagaagaaaAGCTCTTAAGGCTGGAATTCACTCTCAAAAATCGAAGTTCCCGTAGCGATCGAGAAGATTCTCCCTTGGGAGGAGAGGACCCATTTAGCGatgacataatgagggcaaaagttccaagaaacttcaaaagacctgatatggacctctatgatggaaccacggatccaaagcatcacttaaacaatttcaaaagtcggatgtatctggccgacgcttctgatgctactcgctgcaaagctttcccgatcACCTTGACGAaagcggcgatgaagtggttcgacaatctTCCACCAAGGTCGGTCACTAGCTTCGACGACCTCTCACGTAAGTTCTTGATGCGATTCTCTATTCAGAAGGACAAGGTAAAACACGCACCGAGCCTCTTGGGAGTAAAACAGGAGGTCAGAGAACCTTTGAGGTACTACATGAAAAGTTTTAATAAAGTGTGCTTATAGATTCAAGACCTGCCAACAGAGGCAGTAATTATGGGTCTGGTAAATGGACttcgagaaggtcccttctcccagtccatatcgaaaaggcacccgacctccctgagtgatgtacaggaaagagctgagaagtacatcaacatggaggaaaacgccAAGCTTTGAGAGCCAAATTAGCGACCTGGGCACTCTCACTCgtcgaaagagaaagagagagaacccaagaaaaaagaggaagtaGGCCCCGAAAGGCCTAGAAGATATCACTCCTATACTCCTTTTATAGTTTTCCTGGTTTATGTATACAGGAAAATTTGCCATACTGAAAATCTACCgccccctagacccattaaaaataaaaatagggggAGTCGTGGCAACTATTGTGAGTTCCATAAGATATATGGTCACTCAACGAATgattgttac includes:
- the LOC112711548 gene encoding conserved oligomeric Golgi complex subunit 1, whose amino-acid sequence is MRVSSPAASSSPSPRHPPTTPQHSTDRISTAGYRDAESLFRTKPIAEIRNAELATRKLIEDKKEELRQLVGNRYRDLIDSADSIVHMKASCNSISANISEIHGRINSLSASSSISQTNSSQTKLHSQSRAWTYGVACRVKYLVDTPENIWGCLDEGMFLEAASRYVRAKHVHHRLFSAEDDGGVGGGEQKNKILSNFPLLQHQWQIVESFRAQISQRSRDRLLDRGLAIAAYADALAAVAVIDELEPKQVLSLFLESRKSWISHVLGNAGAGDASSLVVSVLCDVLGIIQVSVGQVGELFLQVLNDMPLFYKVILGSPPASQLFGGIPNPEEEVRLWNSFRDKLESNMVMLDKRYIADTCFTWLRECVNKISGRNLVDAIGTGRDLASAEKSIRETMESKQVLEGSLEWLKSVFGSEVELPWSRIRELVLEDDSDLWDEIFEEAFLGRMKAIIDLRFRELTGTVDVMSSISSLGDTFAKLNDVQVYLNRPSMAGGVWFLESNSRKTGAASSVFKVQPEENEFQTCLNAYFGPEVSRIRDAVDVSCQSILEDLLSFLESPKASRRLKDLAPYLQSRCYDSVSAILMALKKELDSLYASMENGVKEIPTTVTVEKSLFIGRLLFAFQNHSKHIPLILGSPRFWISGNASAVGKVPSLVKHSRFGSEPSGSDSPGRQTSLGSKRQTSSAAAALLGAREGTTHELEELNRTIGDLCIRAYNLWILWLSDELSAIVSRDLKQDDALSLSTPWRGWEDTIVKQDQSDENQSDMKISLPSMPSLYIISFLFRACEEVHRVGGHVLDKKILQKLASRLLDKVIGVFEEFLSSQDSGAHQLSEKGVLQVLLDVKFATDILSGGDSNVVGELHSNAKAKVSVRRKQDQSSKTSAIREHSDQLLNRLSQRLDPIDWLTYQPYLWENERQSYLRHAVLFGFFVQLNRKYTDTVQKLPTNSESNILRCSTVPRFKYLPISAPALSSRGTKKTFTPSSNEISSRSSWNSLTNGELHQNINLDDNSSRGVATPFLKSFMQVGSRFGESTFKLGSILTDGQVGIFKDRSAMSSFGDMLPAQAAGLLSSFTAPRSDS